Proteins from one Salinispora arenicola genomic window:
- a CDS encoding ABC transporter ATP-binding protein, which translates to MADPIIEAAGLGIRFVRNRRRQLRLRDLALHRGRRGDHADGRFWPLRDLTFSIEAGDTVGVIGRNGTGKSTLLRLIAGVLIPDEGWITVRGAVAPLLELSAGFSAELTGRENLHLVGGLHGLSPSYLRRRVEEIVSFAGKQVEQALDTPVRHYSSGMKVRLGFAIISHLPHPVLLVDEVTAVGDAEFRQKCYATIDRLLGEGRTLVLVSHNEQDLTRFCRRGFYLDAGRMVVDGTMAEALAEYHRAVAR; encoded by the coding sequence CCGATCATCGAGGCGGCGGGGCTGGGAATCCGGTTCGTCCGGAACCGTCGCCGGCAACTGCGGCTGCGGGACCTCGCCCTGCACCGGGGGCGTCGCGGCGACCACGCCGACGGTCGGTTCTGGCCGCTGCGGGACCTGACCTTTTCGATCGAGGCCGGTGACACGGTTGGCGTGATCGGCCGTAACGGTACTGGCAAGAGCACTCTGCTGCGGCTCATTGCCGGCGTGCTGATACCCGATGAGGGCTGGATCACCGTTCGGGGCGCCGTCGCCCCGCTGCTGGAGCTCTCCGCCGGCTTCTCCGCCGAGCTGACCGGCCGGGAGAACCTGCACCTGGTCGGTGGCCTACACGGTCTGTCGCCGAGCTACCTGCGCCGCCGCGTGGAGGAGATCGTGTCGTTCGCGGGAAAACAGGTGGAGCAGGCCCTCGACACGCCGGTGCGACACTATTCGTCCGGCATGAAGGTCCGGCTCGGGTTCGCGATCATCTCGCACCTGCCGCACCCGGTGTTGCTGGTGGACGAGGTAACCGCGGTTGGGGACGCCGAATTCCGCCAGAAGTGCTACGCGACGATTGATCGTCTGCTCGGAGAGGGGCGCACTCTGGTGCTGGTGTCACACAACGAACAGGACCTGACTCGGTTCTGCCGTCGAGGGTTCTACCTGGACGCTGGCCGGATGGTTGTCGACGGGACGATGGCCGAGGCGCTGGCCGAGTACCACAGGGCGGTGGCTCGGTGA